The sequence TCCAACGGAACCCGCTGGCAGCGATGTACTGACCTGTTTGCCGTTTTCGCGGATATTGAAGGGCTGTACTACATCTTTCGTATTCAATACAATCACCACTTTTTGGCCATCCGGGGTTTTAAAGGCCACATTCGGGAGCGTTTCTAACGTATTGGACTGAATCCTGATCGAACCCGGACGTACGAATTTTGATGCGACGGCTACATTGTAATAAGCCGGATTGCGGGTAATGATATTGCCAGCTATCGTAATTGCCCCCAGGCACTCTGTACACCCGCCAATGGTGTGGGGTTGCTGCTTCGGGTCTGCGGCCAGGTTCCATTCCAGCACCGTCCGGCTCCAGTTTCGGGTTGCGCCAATAATCAGTGTCTTCACGTGCCAGGCCAGATCGCCCTTCAGATTACCCGGTGCACCAATCCACTGTTCTGTGAAGTACAGATTCTTATCCGGATGGGCATCATGAACCTTCGTGAGTGCTTCAATGGGCCCGGCATACAGGTGAAACGCTGATCCGTCGACGTACTTTTTTGCTTCCGGATCATTCAGGATCGAAATCGGGAAGTCGGGCCGGTCTGCGTTGTGATCGTAGAGGAAAATTTTGGTTTCGATGCCCGCTTTTTTGAAGGCAGGCCCTAAGCTCTTCTTGATAAACGTAGCCTGCTCGGTGGGTAGCATCAGCAGGCTCGGGTTGTTGCCCGGATGCAGCGGCTCATTCTGGATGGTAATGGCATCAATCCGGATACCTTCGGCTTTCATACCCTGAATGTATTTCACGAAATACTGAGCATAGGTGTCGTAATAATCGAGCTTCAGACTACCACCTTTCGAGTTGTTATTCGTCTTCATCCAGGTTGGCGGAGACCAGGGTGAGCCCAGAATTTTCAGGTTAGGATTAATAGCCAGAATCTGTTTCAACACCGGAATCAGGTGAATACGGTCGTGGGTCAGCGAGAATTTTTCAAGCCTGACATCGGTCTGACCATCCGGAAGGTCGTCGTACGAGAAAACCCGGTCATCTAAATCCGATGCACCAATACTTAGCCGCAGATAACTTACGCCAATGTTTTTACCTTCTGTCGAGAACAACTCCTTCAATAAAGCTGCTTTCGCTTTCGCGTCCATCCGGTTGATGAGCATGGCGCTGCCGCCCGTCAACGTGTAGCCGAAGCCTTCGATCGATTGAAACGTTTTTGTTGCGTCGATATCGATGGTTGGATTCGCATCGGTGGTTGTGCGGAATGAGAGTGTGCCTGGCTGCTTCGCAAATAGCGCGGATCTGTCGGGGTTGGTTAGCCAGAATTCGACGTTTTTGGGTAAACTCTGACTTAATGCATTGTGCTGAAAACCAGGATTAAAGACTATGATGGTAAGCAGACAGAGAGCCGCCGTTTGCTTTTTAAATGGAATGTCCATAAACGGATGATTGCTTTAAGAAATGGACTAAGCTAAGAAACTGCCTCATAGCGATTGCCCAATCTATTTTGTGGGTAATCTATTTTCAATTGCTAAAACGTCACGCAGTGAATTTCTGCCGGTTTACAGATAAATAGGAAGCGATCGTGTCACTTTATTAATAACCTGCGGCCTGACCATCTTTACGCATTTCGCTGGCACCCCAGTAAATCTGGTTTTTAGCATCCCACAGAATAGCCTGATAACCCCCAAAGAAGTCAGTTTCGGCCAGATGATGCCCACGGCGTTCCAGCTCGGTACGTACCTCGTTGGAAATACCACTCTCTAATGCCAGCCGACCGCCATCTTTCATAACTGTTCCAATGGGTTCACTACTGCCCGAATGGCTAAATCGAGCCGCATCGCCCGCTTCCTGTACGTTCATACCAAAGTCGATCATGTTGCACAAAATCTGCAAATGACCCTGCGGTTGCATGGCTCCACCCATGACACCAAAGCTGAGGTAGGGTTCGCCATTTTTTGTGACAAAGCCCGGAATGATGGTATTGAAAGGTCGTTTGCCGGGCGCATAAACGTTGGCGTGGCCGGGTTGCATAGTAAAGCTGGTTCCCCGGTTATGAAAAACAAAACCGAGGCCATCAGGAACCATACCGCTACCAAATTCGAGCATGTTGCTCTGAATCAGCGATACCATATTCCCATCGTCGTCGGCTACGGTCAGGTATACCGTATCACCAGCGCGGAGGGCAGGGTCGCTTGCATCGATGCGTTCGGCGGCTTTTCTGGGGTCGATCAGCTTGCGACGACGGGCGGCATAGTCTTTGCTCAGTAAAGCATCGACAGGGACTTTGGCAAAATCCGGATCGGCATAGTATCGAGCCCGATCTTCGAAGGCTAATTTCTTGGCTTCCACCAGCAAATGCAGATAATCGGCGCTATTGTGCCCGAGGCTTTTCAAGTCAAAGCCTTCCAGAATAGTAAGCATTTGCAATACAGCTATTCCCTGGCCATTAGGCGGAAGTTCGTGAACCGTAAAGCCCCGATAGTTGACAGAAACCGGATCGACCCAGGTACTCTGGTGACTGGCCAGATCGTCTTTCCGTAGATATAAGCCCGCCTTTCGGGAATACCGGTCGATCGTTTCGGCAACGGTCCCTTTATAGAATGCATCCCGGCCACCGCTGGCAATTTTTTCGTACGTACTAGCCAGATCCGGATTCAGAAATACCTGCCCTTCTATTGGAGCCTTTCCATCAATAAGAAACGTTTTGCGAAAGTTATCGAATTCAGTAATGT comes from Spirosoma aureum and encodes:
- a CDS encoding glycoside hydrolase family 30 protein produces the protein MDIPFKKQTAALCLLTIIVFNPGFQHNALSQSLPKNVEFWLTNPDRSALFAKQPGTLSFRTTTDANPTIDIDATKTFQSIEGFGYTLTGGSAMLINRMDAKAKAALLKELFSTEGKNIGVSYLRLSIGASDLDDRVFSYDDLPDGQTDVRLEKFSLTHDRIHLIPVLKQILAINPNLKILGSPWSPPTWMKTNNNSKGGSLKLDYYDTYAQYFVKYIQGMKAEGIRIDAITIQNEPLHPGNNPSLLMLPTEQATFIKKSLGPAFKKAGIETKIFLYDHNADRPDFPISILNDPEAKKYVDGSAFHLYAGPIEALTKVHDAHPDKNLYFTEQWIGAPGNLKGDLAWHVKTLIIGATRNWSRTVLEWNLAADPKQQPHTIGGCTECLGAITIAGNIITRNPAYYNVAVASKFVRPGSIRIQSNTLETLPNVAFKTPDGQKVVIVLNTKDVVQPFNIRENGKQVSTSLPAGSVGTYVW
- the ggt gene encoding gamma-glutamyltransferase codes for the protein MQIRLAGHLSILLFLFGYPLIGQPVIGKGDRITGSNIATRSPVLGKHGMVATSHPLATQIGLDVLKQGGTAVDAAIAANAALGVIEPNNGGIGGDLFAIVWSAKDRKLYGLNASGRSPKGLSYEALKTVLGQRAQIPLYGPLSVSVPGAVDGWFQLHKRFGKLPVSKLLAPSIRYAREGVPVPQVIAYSWQVAARRLADNRADITEFDNFRKTFLIDGKAPIEGQVFLNPDLASTYEKIASGGRDAFYKGTVAETIDRYSRKAGLYLRKDDLASHQSTWVDPVSVNYRGFTVHELPPNGQGIAVLQMLTILEGFDLKSLGHNSADYLHLLVEAKKLAFEDRARYYADPDFAKVPVDALLSKDYAARRRKLIDPRKAAERIDASDPALRAGDTVYLTVADDDGNMVSLIQSNMLEFGSGMVPDGLGFVFHNRGTSFTMQPGHANVYAPGKRPFNTIIPGFVTKNGEPYLSFGVMGGAMQPQGHLQILCNMIDFGMNVQEAGDAARFSHSGSSEPIGTVMKDGGRLALESGISNEVRTELERRGHHLAETDFFGGYQAILWDAKNQIYWGASEMRKDGQAAGY